A single window of Paenibacillus sp. FSL H8-0537 DNA harbors:
- a CDS encoding glycoside hydrolase family 3 C-terminal domain-containing protein — MVKLQNGKRLGKRVLSVFTVITITAGLMTQIGPVSYAAETTVVFKTQSGGVFNGMPLFDGNPEHLDDFVDTYFNYTGLEGPAVYVTGSRNHYTLKRGAHAGNVIPGALSAADNVQGISTDFPALVGMGQTWNKELLGEIGKVIGNEKISQLKVKQGESNIHGGANASASVAFTVVSDLRINPLSGRFDEGFAEDAYMAGTLIDKMATGLSGIDQPATNDGFWMRAAVGTKHYSVYNAQWFRQSASNSAGARAMFEYQTKSALKGLESGAVAGVMTSFGRTNGIPNILSPLQLHANEFSKYGVYSSPDFNGDQHVSTGNQLGNGYDNNYAVDRAHATLLMAMAKASAGRPSPSVDNANIDVAELVALVEQNEYGITTEDLIEAARPHVNQLVRLGIFNETDENGIPTMYPFAQDAKDVRQIPAASYKDAEHQEVALNAAQESIVLLKNDGTLPLVKNQNAAVSGIYADSRFKTVYSVGVTPTDIANSGNSPLLSIIKANGANHVHYTNGSEVIALTSKLNGQTIKADVDQPNAMEQGSALIMSAEAVDPQNPAQLFQVYDWGQEGSSLLSLYNNRWVTSPAAGSTAVGNTDGTKLNLTANDWNLAEMVGETSVIPPRLRMESNADDTVSLVANGYRTGFSGDFTNFYYSNGRFVTTGDDASLKTAADPLGTKANAAVRPDAVKFEKTVVQEVGAEAAARADIDDYAVVFVGAVPRHSAGEGNERSSLNMGDADYKLVDKVSSAFAAKGKKTVVVVKTSFPVGLEEIQNNPNVSAIVYQPYGGQYDSYALAQVLYGDYAPTGRLTSTWYKDMSVFPTINKYVIPEGNKTTTLDDIDPRFQLDMTNADPIESELTYMYTKAPVTYSFGYGLSYSSFSYKGLSAPSSVSGNEPFTVSVQVRNDGAVATSEVVQLYVKNNNASYGSHAPQKQLASFEKVYIAPGESRTVELTVDPKDFGIWDVNSNQFIVENGDYTLELGSSSSDIKAQHTVHVQGQSLAQLSLAQPFNVFDHAYAANEVVYHEVSKAHTAAELKEKAVVGGYYAVTSKQNDSWVALPKVSLTGVNKVKASVASDAAGGVITLHADSPSSAPIATITVPQTQMNAYKINNANVQVKELGYTDVEVDVSLDNLTGIHDLYVVFKAPDIRIDSLAFTATAAPTPTTTPTTSTGTSGSGTVVPTPTPTATPTPSAAATPTAVMVAPGSESDAAKVAKISKAGVKVTGEAVAITVSGKQGNYAEATVNAGKQTGQSELTLALVGADGKLTPVPSKATIDQDGNTVIKALVSSSGTYVIVSSTRRFTDVPGSAWFAHNIEKANGLLLINGVSETQMKPAASTTAAQTLMVALNVLGLTPEQKAGDTKWYDAVVRSASDAGLIESAAFQAEKAITRESMAEILTNALAYAGFDTELSASEASALLADFKDAAKLSNDKRNAMAVAVKYGIFKGTPDGRLLGAATLTRAELAAVALRTYEAVTSKL, encoded by the coding sequence ATGGTTAAATTACAGAATGGAAAGAGATTGGGAAAAAGGGTATTGTCTGTTTTTACCGTTATAACTATTACGGCAGGCTTAATGACGCAAATTGGCCCGGTGTCCTATGCGGCGGAAACGACAGTCGTATTCAAAACACAAAGCGGAGGGGTATTCAACGGCATGCCGTTGTTCGACGGTAACCCGGAGCATTTGGATGATTTCGTGGATACTTATTTTAATTATACCGGTCTTGAAGGACCGGCCGTGTACGTTACTGGCTCTCGCAATCATTATACATTGAAGAGAGGGGCTCATGCAGGTAATGTTATTCCGGGTGCTCTGTCTGCTGCTGATAATGTACAGGGCATTTCTACCGATTTTCCTGCTTTGGTTGGCATGGGCCAGACCTGGAACAAGGAATTGCTTGGTGAGATTGGCAAGGTTATTGGCAACGAGAAGATTAGTCAGCTCAAGGTAAAGCAAGGTGAATCCAATATTCATGGAGGAGCTAATGCCTCTGCGAGCGTAGCTTTTACTGTGGTCAGCGATTTGCGGATTAATCCGCTTAGCGGTCGCTTTGATGAGGGTTTTGCTGAGGACGCTTACATGGCGGGTACGCTCATTGATAAAATGGCTACCGGCCTGAGCGGTATCGACCAGCCCGCAACGAATGATGGCTTCTGGATGCGTGCGGCGGTTGGAACCAAGCACTATTCGGTCTATAATGCACAATGGTTCCGCCAATCGGCGAGCAATAGCGCTGGGGCGAGAGCGATGTTCGAATACCAAACTAAAAGTGCGCTCAAGGGGCTGGAGTCGGGAGCGGTGGCCGGAGTCATGACCTCGTTTGGCCGAACGAATGGGATTCCAAATATTTTGTCGCCGCTCCAGCTTCATGCTAACGAATTTTCGAAATACGGCGTATATAGCTCGCCGGATTTTAACGGCGATCAGCATGTTTCCACAGGAAATCAATTAGGCAATGGCTACGATAATAATTATGCGGTGGATCGTGCGCATGCAACGCTGTTGATGGCAATGGCGAAGGCGAGTGCTGGCCGTCCATCTCCATCGGTTGACAATGCCAATATTGACGTGGCTGAGCTTGTTGCGCTGGTCGAGCAAAACGAATACGGCATTACGACCGAGGACTTAATTGAAGCAGCTCGCCCCCATGTAAATCAGCTCGTTCGTCTTGGTATTTTCAATGAAACGGATGAGAACGGTATTCCAACCATGTACCCCTTCGCACAGGATGCCAAGGATGTCCGGCAGATTCCGGCAGCTTCGTACAAGGATGCTGAGCATCAGGAGGTTGCACTGAATGCAGCACAGGAAAGCATTGTGTTATTGAAAAACGACGGTACATTGCCGCTTGTCAAAAACCAAAATGCTGCCGTATCGGGCATTTACGCGGACTCTCGGTTCAAAACAGTTTATTCGGTAGGTGTTACGCCAACGGATATTGCTAACTCGGGCAACTCGCCGTTGCTTTCCATAATTAAGGCGAATGGAGCCAACCATGTTCATTATACGAATGGCAGCGAGGTTATCGCCTTGACTTCCAAGCTGAATGGTCAAACCATTAAAGCTGATGTCGATCAGCCTAATGCGATGGAGCAGGGATCTGCACTCATCATGTCGGCAGAAGCTGTCGATCCGCAAAATCCAGCGCAGTTGTTCCAGGTTTATGATTGGGGACAAGAAGGTTCAAGCTTGTTGTCGCTTTACAACAATCGTTGGGTAACATCACCAGCAGCTGGGAGTACGGCAGTGGGCAATACGGATGGCACAAAGCTCAACTTGACTGCAAACGACTGGAACCTTGCAGAGATGGTGGGAGAAACCAGCGTTATTCCGCCAAGACTGCGTATGGAATCGAATGCTGATGATACGGTTTCACTCGTAGCCAACGGTTACCGCACGGGATTCTCTGGAGACTTCACAAACTTTTACTATAGCAACGGCCGCTTCGTTACAACGGGTGACGATGCCTCACTCAAAACCGCTGCCGACCCTCTTGGAACGAAGGCTAATGCAGCTGTCCGCCCTGATGCTGTCAAGTTTGAGAAGACAGTTGTTCAAGAGGTCGGTGCAGAAGCAGCCGCGCGAGCTGACATTGATGACTATGCCGTCGTATTCGTTGGCGCGGTTCCCCGTCATAGCGCAGGGGAAGGCAATGAGCGCTCAAGCTTGAACATGGGTGACGCTGATTACAAGCTGGTAGACAAGGTTTCCTCCGCATTTGCCGCCAAGGGGAAAAAGACGGTCGTAGTTGTCAAGACAAGCTTCCCTGTTGGATTGGAGGAGATCCAGAATAATCCGAATGTATCGGCGATTGTATACCAGCCGTATGGCGGGCAATACGACTCCTATGCGCTTGCTCAGGTGCTCTATGGTGATTATGCGCCTACAGGTCGTTTGACCTCAACATGGTATAAGGATATGTCAGTCTTCCCGACTATTAACAAGTACGTCATCCCGGAGGGCAACAAAACGACGACGCTCGATGACATCGACCCGCGCTTCCAACTGGATATGACGAATGCTGATCCAATCGAGTCCGAGCTTACCTACATGTATACGAAGGCACCGGTGACGTATTCCTTCGGCTACGGGCTGTCATACAGCTCATTTTCATACAAGGGCTTGTCCGCTCCGTCAAGCGTTAGTGGCAATGAACCCTTCACGGTATCCGTACAAGTCAGAAATGATGGGGCTGTGGCAACCTCAGAGGTCGTACAGCTATACGTGAAAAACAACAATGCGAGCTATGGCAGCCATGCGCCGCAGAAGCAGCTTGCATCGTTCGAAAAGGTATACATTGCACCAGGTGAAAGTAGAACAGTGGAGCTTACAGTTGATCCGAAGGACTTCGGCATCTGGGATGTGAACAGCAATCAATTTATTGTAGAGAACGGTGACTATACGCTTGAGCTTGGCTCATCTTCCTCCGATATTAAGGCGCAGCATACGGTCCATGTACAAGGACAGTCGCTTGCCCAGCTTTCACTGGCGCAGCCTTTCAACGTATTTGACCATGCCTATGCAGCTAATGAGGTTGTGTATCATGAGGTATCCAAAGCTCATACTGCTGCTGAATTGAAGGAGAAAGCGGTAGTTGGCGGCTACTATGCCGTTACATCCAAACAAAATGACTCGTGGGTAGCTCTTCCAAAGGTTAGTTTGACAGGAGTGAACAAGGTGAAAGCCTCTGTTGCATCGGATGCGGCAGGCGGAGTCATTACGCTTCATGCGGATTCTCCAAGCAGCGCGCCAATTGCGACCATCACAGTACCGCAAACACAAATGAACGCTTACAAAATTAATAATGCCAATGTTCAGGTAAAAGAGCTTGGCTATACTGATGTAGAAGTGGATGTAAGTCTGGACAATTTAACTGGTATCCATGATCTGTATGTGGTATTCAAAGCACCTGATATTCGCATTGACAGTCTGGCCTTTACGGCAACGGCAGCACCGACGCCTACGACGACACCTACGACGTCTACGGGTACATCAGGTTCGGGCACAGTTGTTCCAACGCCTACGCCAACAGCAACCCCGACGCCAAGCGCAGCTGCAACGCCAACGGCAGTTATGGTTGCTCCGGGCTCGGAAAGCGATGCCGCTAAAGTTGCAAAAATCAGCAAAGCAGGCGTGAAAGTGACAGGTGAAGCGGTCGCCATCACCGTTTCGGGGAAACAAGGAAACTACGCAGAGGCAACAGTGAATGCGGGAAAACAGACTGGTCAAAGTGAACTAACCTTGGCCTTGGTCGGTGCAGATGGCAAGCTTACGCCGGTACCAAGCAAGGCAACGATCGATCAGGATGGAAATACGGTCATTAAAGCGCTTGTATCATCAAGCGGAACCTATGTAATAGTGAGCTCCACGCGCCGATTCACCGATGTTCCAGGAAGCGCATGGTTCGCCCACAATATAGAAAAAGCGAATGGACTACTGCTGATTAATGGCGTATCCGAGACACAAATGAAGCCTGCGGCATCCACGACTGCCGCCCAAACACTGATGGTGGCTCTGAATGTGCTTGGTCTAACACCTGAACAGAAAGCAGGTGATACGAAGTGGTATGACGCTGTAGTAAGATCCGCATCTGATGCAGGACTTATCGAGAGCGCAGCCTTTCAAGCTGAAAAAGCGATAACGCGCGAGTCTATGGCAGAGATTTTAACGAATGCTCTGGCCTACGCGGGATTTGATACAGAGCTAAGCGCTTCAGAAGCCAGTGCGCTGCTTGCAGACTTTAAGGATGCTGCGAAGCTGTCGAACGACAAACGTAATGCGATGGCTGTAGCTGTAAAATACGGTATCTTCAAAGGCACTCCAGATGGCCGTCTGCTTGGTGCTGCTACACTGACACGTGCAGAGCTTGCCGCGGTTGCGCTTAGAACGTATGAGGCTGTAACTAGCAAGCTGTAA
- a CDS encoding O-acetyl-ADP-ribose deacetylase translates to MRKEFNSTIIELIYGDITKSEVDCIVNAANTSLLGGGGVDGAIHRAGGSEILEQCKQIRARQGGCAVGEAVITTAGKLHAKYVIHTVGPVWNDGKLNEEEKLQSCYINSLELACKHNIRSIAFPNISTGIYRFPKTVGAQIALTSVKHYIELHPAIDKIQFVCFDEENYQIYQKMLEELCK, encoded by the coding sequence ATGAGGAAAGAATTTAATTCGACAATCATCGAATTGATATATGGGGACATCACAAAGTCTGAAGTGGATTGCATTGTCAATGCTGCAAACACCAGTTTACTTGGTGGTGGAGGCGTAGATGGGGCCATTCACCGTGCTGGTGGAAGTGAAATACTTGAACAATGTAAACAAATAAGAGCCAGACAAGGCGGTTGTGCTGTAGGAGAAGCTGTAATAACGACTGCTGGTAAGTTGCATGCAAAGTATGTCATACACACAGTGGGTCCGGTATGGAACGATGGAAAGCTTAATGAGGAGGAAAAGCTGCAGAGCTGCTACATAAATAGCTTAGAACTAGCATGTAAGCATAATATAAGAAGCATAGCTTTTCCTAATATAAGTACAGGGATATATCGATTTCCCAAAACCGTTGGAGCTCAAATTGCGCTGACATCAGTCAAACATTATATTGAACTGCATCCAGCCATAGATAAAATACAGTTCGTTTGTTTTGATGAAGAAAACTATCAGATCTATCAGAAGATGCTTGAAGAATTATGTAAATAA
- a CDS encoding ABC transporter ATP-binding protein, producing the protein MNYCLEVKNLSTAYAGSDFHLDNVSFSIPQGSIMGFVGENGAGKTTTFSSILNTIRRDSGKIEIFGEEMTDEQPDIRNHIGVVFDAINFPGDLTADKLAAVFKDIYQKWDDDLFQSLIRRLQVPAHIKVKDLSRGMTMKLATAVAMSHGAKLLLLDEATSGLDPVVREEMLDLFLEFVEDEEHSILMSSHITSDLEKIADYITFIHNGKIILTEKKDTLLYKYGIARCKSEQFQIIDKLEYLAYRKRGLQIEMLISDKAMFAKKHREIIIDDITIDEIMLLLVKGDQ; encoded by the coding sequence ATGAATTATTGTTTGGAAGTTAAAAATCTGTCGACGGCCTATGCCGGATCTGATTTTCATTTGGATAATGTTTCTTTTTCAATTCCTCAAGGAAGTATCATGGGATTTGTCGGGGAGAATGGAGCAGGCAAGACAACGACGTTTAGTTCAATTTTGAATACAATCAGGAGAGACAGCGGAAAGATCGAAATTTTTGGGGAGGAAATGACAGATGAGCAACCGGACATTCGCAACCATATCGGGGTTGTGTTTGATGCCATTAATTTTCCGGGGGATCTCACTGCTGATAAGTTAGCTGCAGTGTTCAAAGATATTTATCAAAAATGGGACGATGATCTCTTTCAGAGTCTAATTCGCAGACTTCAGGTGCCTGCTCACATTAAAGTAAAAGACTTGTCGCGTGGCATGACGATGAAATTGGCCACGGCAGTGGCTATGTCGCATGGAGCAAAACTGTTGCTGTTGGACGAGGCGACTTCCGGACTTGATCCTGTTGTCAGAGAAGAGATGCTGGATTTATTTTTAGAATTTGTGGAAGATGAAGAACATTCCATTCTCATGTCTTCCCACATCACCAGCGACTTGGAAAAAATTGCAGACTATATCACATTTATTCACAATGGAAAAATCATTTTAACAGAGAAAAAAGATACGCTTTTATACAAATACGGGATTGCTCGTTGCAAATCGGAGCAATTTCAGATTATTGACAAGTTGGAGTACCTCGCATACAGGAAAAGAGGACTGCAGATCGAAATGTTGATCTCTGACAAAGCTATGTTTGCCAAAAAGCATCGTGAAATCATCATTGATGATATAACCATTGATGAAATTATGTTGTTATTAGTCAAGGGGGATCAATAA
- a CDS encoding sulfite exporter TauE/SafE family protein, with protein MDIEINMFLIIGIFIVLAAGFVQGLTSFGFALVTMPFLVKMIPLQEVVPIVVILSLCTNIIVLLNSWRHVAIQKIWILILSSLLAAPLGTFLLVYLRADLLKGFTGILIIAFAGILLSGKSFPVRNDKIAFIPIGMTSGLLNGSISLSGPPVALFLSNQGYSKNEFRANITVYGVILNMITIGTFYYSGLLTPKVMMYTSLFVPSMLIGVFIGIIAIKKLDDQLFKKLTLWLIILSGLWTILGSLKLV; from the coding sequence ATGGACATTGAAATCAATATGTTTCTCATCATAGGCATATTTATTGTGCTGGCAGCGGGGTTTGTTCAAGGATTAACGAGCTTTGGCTTCGCGTTAGTTACCATGCCTTTTTTGGTGAAAATGATTCCGCTGCAAGAGGTCGTTCCGATCGTTGTCATCCTCAGTCTATGTACAAATATTATCGTACTCCTAAATAGTTGGCGGCATGTAGCCATTCAGAAAATATGGATATTAATCCTTTCCAGCCTATTGGCTGCCCCGCTGGGAACCTTTTTGCTGGTCTATCTCCGTGCAGATCTTTTAAAAGGCTTTACGGGAATATTAATTATTGCTTTTGCCGGCATACTATTATCAGGGAAATCCTTCCCTGTCCGTAATGATAAAATCGCTTTTATACCTATCGGCATGACAAGTGGGTTATTAAATGGAAGCATCTCGCTCAGCGGTCCTCCGGTTGCTTTGTTTTTATCCAATCAGGGATACAGCAAAAATGAATTTAGAGCCAACATCACGGTTTACGGCGTTATTTTAAACATGATCACAATCGGTACATTTTATTATAGCGGCCTGCTGACTCCCAAAGTGATGATGTACACATCGCTATTTGTCCCAAGCATGTTAATCGGTGTTTTCATTGGCATTATAGCGATCAAAAAGCTAGATGACCAGCTGTTTAAAAAGCTGACCTTGTGGCTTATCATCCTCTCGGGGTTGTGGACGATTCTGGGTTCGTTGAAGCTCGTGTAG
- a CDS encoding ATP-grasp domain-containing protein: MKAYIQANKNGEFYNVNAFIANEGFTSLGWETIKFKDITEIKENNPEDLVVGGIGNVRKRLEILGVERNQGEIDYPTSLSHYFGRKIWTTTTQELFENKQNWNVFIKPKDITKKFAGTVVKEYKDFIGLIAENEDTNIWCSEVVDFTTEWRCFIRYGQILDIRYYKGAWDSKLDLNIIKSAVRDFIDAPAAYGMDFGIDEEGNMKLVEINDGHSLGSYGISPLNYAKFLSARWSELTGTTDYLRSL, translated from the coding sequence ATGAAAGCATATATACAGGCAAATAAAAACGGAGAGTTCTACAATGTGAATGCTTTTATTGCTAACGAAGGTTTTACGTCATTAGGGTGGGAGACCATTAAGTTTAAAGATATAACAGAAATCAAAGAAAATAATCCAGAAGATTTAGTAGTTGGCGGAATTGGTAATGTGAGAAAGCGCCTTGAGATTTTAGGTGTAGAAAGGAATCAAGGAGAAATCGATTATCCGACTTCTTTATCTCATTATTTTGGCAGAAAAATATGGACGACAACTACTCAAGAGCTTTTTGAAAATAAACAGAACTGGAACGTTTTTATAAAGCCAAAAGACATAACGAAAAAGTTTGCTGGAACCGTTGTGAAGGAATATAAAGATTTTATAGGTTTAATTGCAGAAAATGAGGATACGAATATTTGGTGCTCAGAAGTTGTTGATTTTACAACGGAATGGCGTTGTTTTATACGATACGGACAAATACTTGATATCAGATATTATAAAGGTGCTTGGGATTCAAAATTAGATTTAAATATTATAAAAAGTGCGGTTAGGGATTTTATTGATGCGCCAGCTGCATATGGGATGGATTTTGGCATTGATGAAGAAGGAAATATGAAGCTGGTAGAAATAAACGATGGTCATTCGCTAGGGAGTTATGGCATCAGTCCTCTGAACTATGCGAAATTTCTTTCAGCTAGATGGTCAGAATTAACAGGGACTACGGATTATTTAAGAAGCTTATAG
- a CDS encoding HNH endonuclease signature motif containing protein, translated as MAFSEKVKLEAKKKACFRCVICQKPFVEIHHIIPQAYGGNDSLENAAPLCASCHDLFGGNPEKRKQIREMRDHWFDLMERRLNGEINLLDPITENPDNINMLKDKGVALYHLVYEHEDFETSASILVKLLQTAQKQFPNQKRYLYMDIEGHKNVLGGYDHDMFELQNEFTLGFLMQYLTKANIPLINVINNKLQRNDVPMEFEICSDEKEVLKKLKKESRNKHFVIYPLEVD; from the coding sequence ATGGCATTCTCGGAGAAGGTAAAGTTAGAAGCTAAAAAGAAAGCTTGCTTTCGCTGTGTTATTTGTCAAAAACCATTTGTTGAAATTCATCATATAATTCCTCAAGCCTATGGTGGGAACGATAGCCTTGAGAATGCTGCTCCATTATGTGCTTCTTGTCATGATCTTTTTGGAGGGAATCCAGAAAAGCGGAAACAAATAAGAGAAATGAGAGATCATTGGTTTGATCTGATGGAGAGAAGGTTAAATGGAGAAATTAATTTATTAGATCCAATTACTGAGAATCCGGATAATATAAATATGTTAAAAGATAAAGGGGTAGCGTTATACCATTTAGTTTATGAACATGAAGATTTTGAAACATCTGCATCAATACTTGTGAAATTACTGCAAACCGCTCAAAAACAATTTCCAAACCAAAAGCGATATCTTTATATGGATATTGAAGGACATAAAAATGTTTTGGGTGGCTACGATCATGATATGTTTGAGTTGCAAAATGAGTTTACTTTAGGTTTTTTAATGCAGTACTTAACAAAAGCTAACATACCATTGATTAATGTGATCAATAATAAACTCCAAAGAAATGATGTGCCGATGGAGTTTGAAATATGCAGCGATGAAAAAGAAGTTTTAAAGAAATTAAAGAAGGAATCCCGTAATAAACATTTTGTAATTTATCCTTTAGAAGTTGATTAA
- a CDS encoding ABC-2 transporter permease, with the protein MRGLLRNNFYSMASNIRLSLIMAGFLSLVPLVFKESGAIPMILSIQIFLFVVNTGTSLRVDETSKWNKFELTLPIRRRTIIGAKYVSFTLLILLGVMMSLLTLGIVYVAGFELDPKIVIYSYGFGLTLSITLVSLMYPIMLKIGTGKNELVVFFSGFAAIGMMLVLAALLAPVTGGMQLRHPLVGMMSSCMATILFVISYFVSVHIHRKKEFK; encoded by the coding sequence ATGAGGGGACTGCTACGCAACAATTTTTATTCCATGGCAAGCAATATCCGACTTTCCTTAATAATGGCTGGATTTTTATCATTGGTTCCTTTGGTTTTTAAGGAGTCGGGCGCGATTCCCATGATTTTGTCCATACAAATATTCCTATTTGTTGTCAATACCGGTACCTCGCTGCGAGTAGATGAAACTTCTAAATGGAACAAGTTTGAACTGACGCTGCCAATCAGGCGTCGTACCATTATCGGGGCGAAGTATGTGTCATTTACCTTACTAATCCTCCTTGGTGTGATGATGAGTTTGCTTACGCTTGGCATTGTGTACGTTGCAGGTTTTGAACTCGATCCGAAAATTGTGATATATAGTTATGGATTCGGGTTGACGTTGTCGATCACATTAGTGTCTTTGATGTATCCGATCATGTTGAAGATCGGCACGGGAAAAAATGAACTTGTCGTATTTTTCTCGGGCTTTGCTGCGATAGGGATGATGTTGGTACTTGCCGCATTACTGGCCCCTGTTACAGGAGGCATGCAGCTTCGTCACCCGCTGGTTGGTATGATGTCTTCGTGTATGGCAACAATCCTGTTTGTCATATCCTATTTTGTGTCAGTCCACATTCATCGGAAGAAAGAATTCAAGTAA
- a CDS encoding GntR family transcriptional regulator, translated as MEIIISSNSSKPIYEQITAQIKAMVMQGELKTGDPIPSMRSLAKTIHVSVITVQKAYEDLQRDGFIETTVGRGSFISAQNRDFIQEEQQKKIEEYLMLAAETARTSGIKLEQLTELLNMFYKGD; from the coding sequence TTGGAAATTATTATCAGCAGCAACTCGAGTAAGCCTATCTATGAACAAATCACAGCACAAATCAAAGCGATGGTGATGCAGGGAGAATTAAAAACAGGCGACCCGATTCCGTCTATGCGCTCGCTCGCCAAGACGATTCATGTAAGTGTAATTACAGTCCAAAAGGCATATGAAGATTTGCAACGAGATGGGTTTATTGAAACGACAGTTGGACGAGGCAGTTTTATATCTGCACAGAATCGGGATTTTATACAAGAAGAGCAGCAGAAAAAAATTGAAGAGTATTTAATGCTGGCTGCGGAAACCGCACGAACAAGCGGCATAAAATTAGAACAGCTTACAGAGCTACTAAACATGTTCTACAAGGGGGACTAG
- a CDS encoding response regulator, with amino-acid sequence MYTYIIVDDEPLIRKGLLKKIQSFHIPLTFLGEADNGSDALGLIKDLDPDIILTDMRMPEMDGKSLMKHIHEQYPDKKIIVISGYSDFEYMQVAISAKVIGYLLKPFSREEIHRTLQLAIEAIDQHRSVKLEVMQKTVENEEISLKSDIQLLLNVILSIHQTDQLPVFSSKTLATLVEQAHYMLLTLYSPQPLAVEQLPVLRASLYIPHPQSANLAFVLLTFRHGESERAMLGHAELTAKQLIEQAGSKGGGASCIGVSMVKPSLAALRQAHQESIAALNKRSVTDFGKCYFYSTASQASTVVIWSKSHELLFFIESGNVSKTTELVLDFFAFFIRQPDVTIDQLKEQSRDIIMEVKKILSAYLQTDVISSSSSSLESVLSISFDIEAIKEYMLKVLTGIAGLLKERSAYSSDHVIDNIKKYIHNHYTQDLTLERVSSLFYLNPSYLSYLFKEKTAENFTDYINKLRIEQAKKLLRTTNDKVYKIAKELGYDNPKYFFRVFKKMTGTTPENFRNG; translated from the coding sequence ATGTACACCTACATCATTGTCGACGATGAGCCTCTTATACGCAAAGGACTGCTCAAAAAAATCCAATCCTTCCACATACCTTTAACGTTTCTTGGCGAAGCAGACAACGGCTCGGATGCGCTTGGCCTAATTAAGGACTTAGACCCCGATATTATTTTGACGGATATGCGTATGCCGGAGATGGACGGTAAATCGTTAATGAAGCACATCCATGAACAGTACCCGGACAAAAAAATAATCGTCATTAGCGGATATTCCGACTTTGAATATATGCAGGTGGCCATCTCTGCCAAGGTAATTGGCTACCTGCTGAAGCCTTTCAGCCGCGAGGAGATTCATCGCACGCTTCAATTGGCGATTGAAGCCATAGACCAGCATCGCTCTGTCAAGCTGGAGGTCATGCAGAAAACGGTAGAGAATGAAGAAATCAGCTTGAAATCGGACATTCAGCTCCTGCTGAATGTCATTCTTAGCATTCATCAAACGGACCAGCTCCCTGTATTCTCCTCCAAGACGCTTGCCACGTTGGTCGAGCAAGCCCATTACATGCTGTTGACGCTGTATTCACCACAGCCGCTCGCTGTGGAACAGCTGCCTGTCTTGCGCGCCTCTCTCTATATCCCCCACCCACAAAGCGCCAACCTTGCCTTTGTACTTTTGACCTTCCGTCACGGGGAGAGTGAGCGTGCAATGCTAGGGCACGCTGAACTTACGGCCAAACAGCTTATTGAACAGGCAGGCTCCAAGGGTGGGGGAGCAAGCTGCATCGGGGTAAGTATGGTCAAGCCTTCACTTGCTGCGCTCAGACAAGCACATCAGGAATCCATAGCTGCGCTGAACAAACGATCCGTTACCGACTTCGGCAAATGCTATTTCTACAGCACGGCTTCACAAGCGAGCACTGTCGTCATCTGGAGCAAATCACACGAGCTGCTATTTTTTATCGAATCGGGAAATGTTTCCAAAACAACAGAGCTTGTGCTGGATTTCTTTGCCTTCTTTATTCGACAGCCCGATGTGACAATCGACCAATTGAAAGAGCAGAGCCGCGATATCATAATGGAGGTCAAAAAAATATTGTCTGCTTATTTGCAAACCGATGTGATTAGCTCCTCCTCCTCCAGCCTTGAGTCGGTGCTGAGCATCTCCTTTGACATCGAAGCGATTAAGGAATACATGCTCAAAGTGTTGACAGGCATTGCCGGGCTGCTGAAGGAACGCTCTGCCTACTCCTCCGATCACGTGATTGATAATATTAAAAAATATATTCATAATCATTACACACAAGATTTAACACTGGAGCGGGTATCCTCCCTTTTCTACTTAAATCCAAGCTATTTAAGCTATTTGTTTAAAGAGAAGACAGCGGAGAATTTCACCGACTACATCAACAAACTGAGAATCGAGCAAGCCAAAAAGCTGCTTAGAACTACGAATGACAAAGTATACAAAATCGCCAAGGAGCTTGGCTACGATAATCCTAAATATTTTTTTCGCGTATTCAAAAAAATGACGGGTACAACGCCGGAAAACTTTCGCAATGGCTGA